A window of the Corynebacterium minutissimum genome harbors these coding sequences:
- a CDS encoding DUF4245 domain-containing protein gives MAAEEKPKIFEGARDITLSVGVILIMMFVAVGATGLCSINPEKAGPVQDVDAATFLEMEARGHGAVIREPALPEGWQPNAARRKQMGAETGSVVSWLTPHEGYVESAQTQLALGDVPSAYDSHYRAHSEHREVAGHDVEILSSDDKDVRPLWITDLGDARLVLTGSASDADYETALTAFAKAEPLKIAEDGSVISGN, from the coding sequence GTGGCTGCTGAAGAGAAACCAAAGATTTTCGAGGGTGCGCGTGACATCACCTTGAGTGTCGGCGTCATTCTCATCATGATGTTCGTCGCGGTGGGCGCTACGGGTCTGTGTTCGATTAACCCGGAAAAAGCGGGGCCGGTGCAGGATGTTGACGCCGCGACCTTCCTGGAGATGGAAGCACGCGGACATGGAGCCGTTATCCGTGAACCAGCGTTGCCGGAAGGGTGGCAGCCCAATGCAGCGCGCCGCAAGCAGATGGGCGCTGAGACTGGCTCCGTGGTGAGCTGGCTGACCCCACATGAAGGCTACGTCGAGTCGGCGCAGACACAGCTGGCGCTTGGCGACGTCCCCTCGGCCTACGACTCCCACTACCGTGCCCACTCCGAGCACCGAGAGGTAGCAGGCCACGACGTCGAAATCCTGAGCAGCGATGATAAGGACGTTCGCCCCCTCTGGATTACCGATTTGGGCGATGCCCGCCTAGTACTGACAGGCTCAGCCTCGGACGCAGATTATGAAACAGCCTTGACCGCCTTCGCTAAGGCGGAGCCGCTCAAGATTGCCGAAGACGGCAGCGTCATCAGCGGAAACTAA
- a CDS encoding exodeoxyribonuclease VII small subunit: MTDTIGTGQPGQDAFPPVAELSYEQARDELIETVKILELGQMGLDESLKYWERGEALAKACEAHLDGASKRVEEALRKNDDQEDVQVEEA, encoded by the coding sequence ATGACTGACACCATTGGCACCGGACAACCCGGCCAGGACGCATTCCCTCCCGTTGCGGAACTGAGCTACGAGCAAGCTCGTGATGAGCTTATTGAAACCGTGAAGATTCTAGAGCTGGGCCAGATGGGCCTCGATGAGTCCCTGAAGTACTGGGAACGTGGTGAGGCTCTAGCCAAAGCCTGCGAGGCACACCTAGATGGCGCCTCCAAGCGCGTAGAGGAAGCACTACGTAAGAACGACGACCAAGAAGACGTACAAGTAGAGGAAGCGTAA
- the xseA gene encoding exodeoxyribonuclease VII large subunit: MNQPANSAEAPWPVGKVNDQVKGWIERLGFLWVEGQITQLNMKPTWKLSYITLRDVEQEKSVQLTCNTSLIRNAPSPLKDGDRVVVYGKPAFYAGRGSFSLWVTDIRHVGIGDLLARVEMLRQRLRQEGLCDPSRKLPLPYLPKKIGLITGRGSHAERDVISVAQDRWPAVQFEVINTAVQGATAVTQVVDALRTLDANPEVDVIIIARGGGSVEDLLPFSEEALQRAVAEAHTPVVSAIGHEPDHPVLDDVADLRAATPTDAAKRVVPSAAEEYALINEARSRMAAALRGWVERERRGLENIRSRPVLADPMVPINARRDELEHHVSLIRRVITHHLDRESNQVASLRARVSALGPSATLERGYAIVQVVPRDGSGPDVVTSYKQSPPGSQLRIRVGDGSITAAAMASQPAD; encoded by the coding sequence GTGAACCAACCGGCTAATTCCGCGGAGGCACCGTGGCCCGTTGGCAAGGTCAATGACCAAGTTAAAGGCTGGATTGAGCGTCTTGGCTTTCTATGGGTCGAGGGCCAGATTACCCAGCTCAACATGAAACCGACATGGAAGCTGTCCTACATCACGCTGCGTGATGTGGAGCAGGAGAAGTCCGTACAGCTCACGTGCAATACCTCGCTCATCCGCAACGCTCCTTCACCGCTCAAGGATGGTGACCGCGTTGTGGTCTACGGCAAACCGGCCTTTTATGCAGGTCGCGGCAGCTTCTCACTGTGGGTCACCGACATTCGCCACGTGGGCATCGGCGATCTTCTCGCCCGCGTGGAGATGCTGCGTCAGCGCCTCCGCCAGGAAGGTTTGTGCGATCCTTCTCGCAAGCTGCCTCTGCCCTACTTACCGAAAAAGATCGGCCTTATTACCGGGCGTGGTTCTCATGCCGAGCGTGATGTTATCTCCGTGGCGCAGGACCGCTGGCCGGCCGTACAGTTCGAGGTCATCAACACCGCAGTGCAAGGCGCTACCGCCGTGACACAGGTCGTGGATGCGCTGCGGACTCTCGACGCCAACCCGGAGGTTGATGTCATCATCATTGCCCGCGGCGGCGGCTCAGTCGAAGACCTCCTCCCCTTTTCTGAAGAAGCCCTCCAGCGTGCAGTCGCTGAGGCCCACACCCCGGTGGTGTCAGCTATCGGTCACGAGCCGGACCACCCCGTGCTTGATGACGTCGCCGATCTCCGCGCTGCTACCCCGACCGATGCTGCAAAGCGCGTCGTCCCTTCCGCAGCCGAGGAATACGCGCTCATTAATGAAGCCCGCTCCCGGATGGCGGCAGCACTCCGCGGATGGGTCGAGCGCGAGCGCCGAGGACTGGAGAATATCCGCTCGCGTCCGGTTCTGGCAGACCCTATGGTCCCGATTAACGCCCGTCGCGACGAGCTGGAGCATCACGTGTCGCTCATCCGACGCGTCATCACGCACCACTTAGATCGGGAAAGCAACCAGGTAGCGTCGCTGCGCGCTCGGGTTTCTGCTTTAGGCCCCTCGGCCACACTCGAGCGCGGCTATGCCATCGTGCAGGTCGTCCCGCGCGACGGGAGTGGGCCCGATGTGGTCACGAGTTATAAGCAATCACCTCCGGGCTCGCAGTTACGCATCCGCGTGGGCGATGGCTCCATCACCGCCGCGGCGATGGCTTCTCAGCCGGCAGACTGA
- a CDS encoding 4-hydroxy-3-methylbut-2-enyl diphosphate reductase, giving the protein MTETAKKVLLAAPRGYCAGVDRAVETVEKALEKYGAPIYVRKQIVHNRFVVESLAKRGVIFVEEASEAPEGAHLVFSAHGIAPSVRKEAQERKQLTLDATCPLVTKVHKEAQRFERDGYHILLVGHEGHEEVEGTAGEAPDVTHLVDGIEGVDKLPDFLQNEKLIWLSQTTLSVDETIEIVNKLRERFPHLENPPSDDICYATQNRQESVKAIAPKCDLMIVVGSQNSSNSKRLVEVALEAGSTASYLVDFASEIEEAWLDGVNTVGVTCGASVPELLVREVLEFLDQRGYSDVEQVTTSTETITFSLPRDLRPARTGR; this is encoded by the coding sequence ATGACTGAAACTGCCAAGAAGGTGCTCCTGGCGGCTCCACGCGGCTACTGTGCCGGTGTCGACCGTGCAGTTGAGACTGTGGAAAAGGCGCTGGAGAAGTACGGCGCGCCGATTTACGTGCGCAAGCAGATCGTGCACAACCGCTTTGTCGTGGAATCGCTAGCCAAGCGTGGCGTCATCTTCGTCGAGGAAGCCTCCGAGGCTCCTGAAGGCGCGCACCTGGTCTTCTCTGCCCACGGCATTGCCCCGAGCGTGCGTAAAGAAGCACAAGAGCGCAAGCAGCTGACGTTGGACGCCACGTGCCCACTGGTGACCAAGGTCCACAAGGAAGCGCAGCGCTTCGAGCGCGACGGCTACCACATTCTCCTCGTGGGCCACGAGGGGCATGAAGAGGTGGAAGGCACCGCTGGTGAGGCGCCGGACGTAACGCACTTGGTGGATGGCATCGAGGGCGTCGATAAGCTGCCAGACTTCCTCCAGAACGAGAAGCTGATCTGGCTTTCCCAGACCACTTTGTCGGTGGATGAGACCATCGAGATTGTCAATAAGCTGCGCGAGCGTTTCCCGCACTTGGAGAACCCGCCGTCAGACGATATTTGCTACGCCACCCAGAACCGCCAGGAGTCGGTTAAGGCGATTGCCCCGAAGTGCGACCTGATGATCGTCGTGGGCTCCCAGAACTCGTCGAACTCCAAGCGCCTCGTTGAGGTAGCGCTGGAAGCCGGCTCGACGGCGTCCTACCTCGTGGACTTCGCCTCCGAAATTGAGGAGGCATGGCTCGACGGCGTCAACACCGTGGGCGTGACGTGTGGTGCCTCTGTTCCGGAGCTGCTCGTGCGTGAGGTTCTCGAGTTCCTTGATCAGCGTGGTTACAGCGATGTAGAGCAGGTAACGACCTCGACGGAGACCATTACCTTCTCCCTGCCTCGCGATCTTCGTCCGGCGCGTACTGGGCGCTAA